The following coding sequences are from one Nicotiana tabacum cultivar K326 chromosome 1, ASM71507v2, whole genome shotgun sequence window:
- the LOC107819904 gene encoding lipid transfer protein EARLI 1, whose translation MASKKTTSLALFILVNLLFFSLVSACGTCPSPKPKPKPKPSPSPSKGKCPIDTLKLGVCANVLGNLLGLVIGNPPKKPCCTLIQGVADLEAAVCLCTAIKANILGINLNVPLSLSLLLNVCGKKVPSGFQCA comes from the coding sequence ATGGCTTCTAAGAAAACTACTTCTCTTGCTCTCTTTATTCTTGTCAACCTTCTCTTTTTCTCCCTCGTGAGTGCATGTGGCACTTGCCCTAGTCCTAAACCAAAGCCGAAACCAAAACCAAGTCCTAGTCCATCCAAAGGCAAGTGCCCAATTGATACTCTAAAATTAGGTGTGTGTGCTAATGTTTTAGGCAATTTGCTTGGACTTGTGATTGGTAATCCTCCAAAAAAACCTTGTTGCACTCTCATTCAAGGTGTTGCTGATCTTGAGGCTGCTGTTTGCCTATGCACTGCTATTAAAGCCAACATTCTTGGGATTAACCTTAATGTCCCTCTTTCTCTAAGCCTTCTTCTTAATGTTTGTGGAAAAAAGGTTCCATCTGGCTTCCAGTGTGCTTGA